A region from the Naumannella halotolerans genome encodes:
- a CDS encoding TetR/AcrR family transcriptional regulator has product MTQISERRAQTREKLADAATEVFAERGILAATVEEICESAGFTRGAFYSNFGSKDDLVIALVERWKRVNLDHTIEILGLLAETDAEVSFDRLTDGVADLMLRLQPPTRTDALLQAEIELYAARSPRFAQQHRVLLDGLLRSVAELMRKAVLSVDFVWVIEETEAAELFFMLHTYIASELLLTGSFDRAKLVRILKPLLQSLLLPRHPQED; this is encoded by the coding sequence ATGACGCAGATCAGCGAGCGCCGCGCGCAGACCCGGGAGAAGCTGGCCGACGCCGCGACCGAGGTCTTCGCCGAGCGGGGGATCCTTGCCGCGACCGTGGAGGAGATCTGCGAGAGCGCCGGATTCACCCGGGGTGCGTTCTACTCCAATTTCGGCTCCAAGGACGACCTGGTCATCGCCTTGGTCGAGCGCTGGAAGCGCGTGAACCTCGACCACACCATCGAGATCCTCGGCCTGCTGGCCGAGACCGATGCCGAAGTCAGCTTCGACCGGCTGACCGACGGGGTGGCCGACCTGATGCTGCGGTTGCAACCGCCGACCCGTACCGATGCGTTGCTGCAGGCCGAGATCGAGCTCTATGCCGCCCGCTCACCGCGCTTCGCCCAGCAGCACCGGGTGCTGCTGGACGGCCTGCTGCGCTCGGTCGCCGAACTGATGCGCAAGGCGGTGCTGAGTGTCGACTTCGTCTGGGTGATCGAGGAGACCGAAGCGGCCGAGCTGTTCTTCATGCTGCACACCTACATCGCCTCGGAGCTGTTGCTGACCGGCAGTTTCGACCGGGCCAAGTTGGTCCGGATCCTCAAACCGCTGCTGCAGTCACTGTTGCTGCCGCGGCACCCCCAGGAAGACTGA